The genomic window CCCAGCTCGACATGGAGATGAGCTTCATCGACGCCGAGGACATCATCGGCATCTCGGAGGAGATTCTCACCGCGCTGTGGGCGCTGATCGGCTACGAGATCCCGACCCCGATCGCGCGGATGAGTTACGCCGAGGCCATGCGCCGCTTCGGCTCCGACAAGCCCGATCTGCGGTTCGGGCTGGAGCTGGTGGAGTGCACGGAGTTCTTCTCCGACACCACGTTTCGTGTCTTCCAGGCCCCGTATGTCGGTGCGGTCGTCATGCCGGGCGGGGCTTCGCAGCCGCGCCGCACGCTCGACGGCTGGCAGGAGTGGGCCAAACAACGCGGGCACCGCGGCCTGGCCTATGTACTGGTCGGCGAGGACGGCACCCTGGCTGGCCCGGTCGCCAAGAACCTGTCCGACGCCGAACGCGACGGCCTGGCCGCCCATGTCGGGGCCAACCCGGGCGACTGCATCTTCTTCTCGGCTGGGCCGGTGCGCTCCTCGCGCGCTCTGCTCGGCGCGGCCCGGATCGAAATCGCGCACCGGCTCGATCTGATCGACCCCGACGAGTGGGCCTTCGTGTGGATCGTGGATCCGCCGTTGTTCGAGCCTGCCGACGAGGCCACGGCCGCCGGGGACGTGGCGGTGGGGTCCGGCGCATGGACGGCGGTGCACCACGCCTTCACCTCACCGAAGACGCAGTGGCAGGACCGCATCGAATCCGACCCGGGCGCGGTGTTGGCCGACGCCTACGACATCGTCTGCAACGGCAACGAGATCGGCGGCGGATCGATCCGTATTCACCGCCGCGACATCCAGGAGCGCGTCTTCAAAGTCATGGGTCTGGACCAAGCCGAAGCGGAAGAGAAGTTCGGATTCCTGTTGGAGGCGTTCACCTTTGGTGCGCCCCCGCACGGCGGGATCGCCTTCGGCTGGGACCGCATCAACGCGTTGCTGTCTCGGGTCGACTCGATCCGCGAGGTAATCGCATTCCCCAAGACCGGCGGCGGTGTCGACCCGCTGACCGATGCGCCGGCGCCGATCACCGCCCAGCAACGCAAGGAATCCGGAATAGACGCCAAACCGAAGCAGGTTTGACCGGTCATGACACAAGAGATTCCAGACGCCGAAACGGTCAAGGCGTTCAATGCCGGCATTGTCGAGGAATTCCGGGCCAACGGCGGCAAGGTCGGCGGCCAGTTCGCCGAATCGGACCTCCTGCTGCTCACCACCACCGGCGCCAAGTCCGGCGAGCAGCGCACCTCACCGCTGGCCTACCTGACCATCGACGGCAAGCTGATCATCGTCGGGTCCTTCGCCGGTGCCCCGGTAAATCCGGCCTGGGTGCACAACCTGCGGGCCAACCCCCAGGCGCACGTGGAAGTGGGCACCGAGTCGTTCGACGTGACCGCCCACGAACTGCCACCCGCCGAGCGCGACGAGATTTTCGCCAAGGTCGCCGCGGCCGCGCCCGGCTTCGCCGAGTACCAGAACAAGACCAGCCGGGTCATCCCGCTGTTCGAGTTGCAGCGCTCCCCAGCGCGCTGACCGGTTCGCGCTGCGGCGCGGGTGTGCGGTATTCAAGCCTGATGACCGCTTCGCTGTTGAGCACCGCTGTCGACGGCACGCTGGCGGCCGTCGGGCGGCTGCGCGGACTGTGGTTCACGCTCACCCAGACGTCGGTGGCCGCGGGCCTGGCCTGGCTGATCGCGCACGACCTGCTCAAACATCCGCAGCCGTTTTTTGCGCCCGTCGCCGCGGCGGTGTGCCTGTCGGCCAGCAACGTGCTGCGCGGGATCCGCGCCATCCAGATGATGATCGGCGTGGCGTTGGGCATCGGCATCGGCGCTCTGGTGCAGGGGCCGCTGGGTACCGGCTCGGTCGCGGTCGGTGTCGCGGTGTTCATCGCGCTGAGCACGGCGGTGTCGATCGGGCACGGCTTCATCGCGCAAGGCTTGATGTTCGTCAACCAGACGGCGGTGTCAGCGATCCTGGTGCTGGCCCTGCCGCACAACGGCATCGTCGGCGAGCGCCTCTTCGACTCGCTGATCGGCGGCAGCCTGGCCCTGGTGTTCAGCATCCTGCTCTTCCCGGCCAATCCTTTCGCGGTGCTGCACTCTGCGCGCGACAGCGTGCTGGCGGGCTTGCATGACGTGCTGGCGCGGACCGCCCAGATCGCGGACGGCGCAACGACGGCCCCGCGGGACTGGCCCTCTTCGGCGATCGATCGGGTGCACGAGCAACTGGGTGGCCTGATCCAAGCCCGCACCACCGCCCGCCAGGTCGTGCGGGTGGCGCCGCGACGGTGGTCAGCGCGCGGGACCTTCTCCGCAGCCGACCAGCAAGCCGCCCGGGTGGCGATGTTCGCCGTGTCGGTCGTTCATCTGGCTCGGGCCGTCGGGCCGGCGCTGGACGCCTGCGGTTCCCTGCCGCGGCCGGTGCACGCCGCGCTGACGGAGTTGGTTGCCGGAACGCAAGTCGCCGACAGCGATCCGGCGACCGCCGCCGCGCACGCCGCCAGGGCGCGCAGCCACGCCGACGAGTTCGCTTCGATCGCGCAGCGCAGAACGGAGGTGTTGCTCGCCGATGCCGTCGCGGCCTGCGTCGACGACCTGCACCGGGTGGTCGTCATGGCGGATAAAGCGGCCCGACCGGCGTCAGGGTGAGCCGGCGAGGAACTCTTTGACCAGCTTCTTCGGCGCCTGAGTCAACCACGCCTCGGTAAGCAGCTCTTCCAAGGCGATGACGTCGATCTCGGCCAGCTTGACCAGAACCGCCGGATAGCCGTCGAAGTGGGGCGTGGTGAAGTAGACCTCGGGTTCGTCGGCGACCAAGGCGAACTTGACGCCCTCGTCGGACACCCGCACACCGAGAATGTCGCCTGCCGGCGGTGCTACGCCGGCTTGGGCCATCGCCTCGCGGTCCGACTTGCGCAGCGGGCGTTCCCACGCCATCAACTTTTTGCCGACCCGCCACTCATGCGGTGCCTGCTCGGTGGTCAGCGGCAGCTCACCGACGATGCGGGCGACGTCGTCCCAGGTGGCCACGACTCGATTGTGCGCCCGACGCGCGCCGCCGCGACAGGTTTTCGGTGCCGATTACCGCATTTGCTAACCCGCGGACTCCGTGTTCGCCGTCAGCGCCGGCTGACCCAGCCATTCCAGCAGCTTCTCGTAGATCGCCTGGTGATTGAGCAGATCGAAGTGGTTCAGACCGGTCAAGGTCAGCCCGTGCGCCGCCTCGAACGGAATCCGGCGCGACCGGCCGCGCCCGGACGCGCTGTTCGGGCGCACCAGGCTGTCGCCGAACAGTAAGCCGAGCGCGCGCGGCGCGGCCGAGGTGGCGACGAAGTGGTAGACGGCGTCGGGCAGGAAGGGCACCTCGTGGCAACGGTCGCGCAGGAACTCGTCGGGGTCGCAGTCCCGCCAGTCCTCGTGCAGCAGGGAGCCGTAGCGCAGGTCCTTCACCCCAGCGCTGCGGGCGTTGAGGAAGGCGGCCAGGCCGCGGGTCTCGGGTAGCTTGGCCAGCGCCCAGGAAGCGGCGTTGACGCCTTTTTCCAGGTCGGCGCCCAGATGCGGGGAGCCGAGGCACACGACATGGCGAACGGCTTTGGTCCAGTCGTGCTTGTGCTCCATCCCGTAGTGGCAGGCGCTGCGCGAGACCAACCCGCCCATCGAGTGGCCGACCAGCACGGTGTCCTCCACCGGTGTGGGCCAGAGCTCCTGCAGTTGGTGCAGCAGATCGGCCAGCGCCTGCCCGTTTTCCGAGATGTGCCAGCCGGTGTTGTACCGAAGGTAGACGGGGGTGAAGCCGAGGTCCTTGCGCAGCCGTTTGCCGTAGGGGCGCAGCGTTTCTCCGGTGCGCGGCGGACGCCACCAGGACCGTTCGGTCATGCACCAACCGTGCACGAAGACCACTATCCGGCCGGTGGCGCGCGGGAAAGCAGCCGCGATGGCGTCGGCGGTCAGGTCGACGGGCTTGCCCTTGCGGCGGATCTGCATCGTCAGCGCGAAGCCGTTGTTCCGGTTGGTCAACTCGTCACCGTAGATGCCGTTGACTGCCGCGATCGCGCCGGCGATCCGGGGACGTGCCTGCACCGTGTCGTCGTCCTCGTTGCTCAACGTCTCCGCGGCCAACGCGCCGACGCCATGTAGCGATCCGCGGACGGCGCCGTCGACCAGGCGGTAGGTCAGGGCAGCGGTGGTGTCGTGAATCACCTGTACCGGCTTGGACGCCGGCCCGATGGAGTCGAAGACGCGGCTGGCGATCCCGTGGTGCACGTCGCGGACCAACGTGGTCAGCACCCGGGTGCCTTCACCGGCAAGGTCGGCCAGTGACCGGATTTCCTGTCGCTGCACGAGCCAGCTCCTCTCAGTTGGGCCCACTGGACGTAAGGTTCCCATTTTCCCGCGGCGGCTCACTTGTCACCCGTCATGGCGACCCGCCGTGTGGTGTGATCAGGTCGAGTAGCGCCGCGGCGGCGTCAGGCAAGGAGATTGGGTTGTCGCAAGCTCCGTTCGAAGATCTGGATGATTGGCCGGGCTCTCAGCGTTACAGAGTCACGCACCGCACCGAATATCGCTACTCCGACGTCGTCACCAGCTCCTATGGCCGTGGCTTCCTCACGCCACGCGACTCCCAGCGGCAGCGGTGTGTCGCCCACCAACTGACCATCGAACCCACCCCCGCGGACAGCTCCACCAGCCGCGACGGCTACGGCAACATCAGCTCCTACTTTCATGTCACCGAACCGCACCGCACCTTGAAGATCATCAGCGACTCCATCGTCGACGTGTTGCCGCCGGTTTCCGGGCTGTACAGCAGCGGACCGGCGCTGCAGCCGTGGGAGGCCGCCCGGCCCACCGGCCGGCAGGGGGCGTTGGCGGTCGACTTCACCCTGGACCTCGATCCGCCGGAGATCACCGACGCCGTGCGGGACTATGCCGCGCCGAGCTTCGCGGCCGGGCGCCCGCTGGTGGAGGTGTTGCGCGACCTCGCGTTTCGGATCCACACCGACTTCGCCTATCGCTCCGGGTCGACGGCCATTTCGACCCGCGTCAACGAGGTTCTGGCCGCCCGAGAAGGGGTATGTCAAGACTTCGCGAGGCTGGCGATCGCCTGCCTGCGTGCCAACGGTCTGGCGGCGTGCTACGTCTCGGGCTATCT from Mycobacterium kubicae includes these protein-coding regions:
- the aspS gene encoding aspartate--tRNA ligase gives rise to the protein MFVLRSHAAGSLREGDAGQQVTLAGWVARRRDHGGVIFIDLRDASGVAQVVFREADVLAQAHRLRSEFCVAVSGVVEVRPEGNANPEIATGDIEVNARTLTVLGESAPLPFQLDEPAGEELRLKYRYLDLRRDGPAVAIRLRSRVNAAARAVLARHQFVEIETPTITRSTPEGARDFLVPARLHPGSFYALPQSPQLFKQLLMVAGMERYYQIARCYRDEDFRADRQPEFTQLDMEMSFIDAEDIIGISEEILTALWALIGYEIPTPIARMSYAEAMRRFGSDKPDLRFGLELVECTEFFSDTTFRVFQAPYVGAVVMPGGASQPRRTLDGWQEWAKQRGHRGLAYVLVGEDGTLAGPVAKNLSDAERDGLAAHVGANPGDCIFFSAGPVRSSRALLGAARIEIAHRLDLIDPDEWAFVWIVDPPLFEPADEATAAGDVAVGSGAWTAVHHAFTSPKTQWQDRIESDPGAVLADAYDIVCNGNEIGGGSIRIHRRDIQERVFKVMGLDQAEAEEKFGFLLEAFTFGAPPHGGIAFGWDRINALLSRVDSIREVIAFPKTGGGVDPLTDAPAPITAQQRKESGIDAKPKQV
- a CDS encoding nitroreductase family deazaflavin-dependent oxidoreductase — translated: MTQEIPDAETVKAFNAGIVEEFRANGGKVGGQFAESDLLLLTTTGAKSGEQRTSPLAYLTIDGKLIIVGSFAGAPVNPAWVHNLRANPQAHVEVGTESFDVTAHELPPAERDEIFAKVAAAAPGFAEYQNKTSRVIPLFELQRSPAR
- a CDS encoding FUSC family protein, giving the protein MTASLLSTAVDGTLAAVGRLRGLWFTLTQTSVAAGLAWLIAHDLLKHPQPFFAPVAAAVCLSASNVLRGIRAIQMMIGVALGIGIGALVQGPLGTGSVAVGVAVFIALSTAVSIGHGFIAQGLMFVNQTAVSAILVLALPHNGIVGERLFDSLIGGSLALVFSILLFPANPFAVLHSARDSVLAGLHDVLARTAQIADGATTAPRDWPSSAIDRVHEQLGGLIQARTTARQVVRVAPRRWSARGTFSAADQQAARVAMFAVSVVHLARAVGPALDACGSLPRPVHAALTELVAGTQVADSDPATAAAHAARARSHADEFASIAQRRTEVLLADAVAACVDDLHRVVVMADKAARPASG
- a CDS encoding MmcQ/YjbR family DNA-binding protein → MATWDDVARIVGELPLTTEQAPHEWRVGKKLMAWERPLRKSDREAMAQAGVAPPAGDILGVRVSDEGVKFALVADEPEVYFTTPHFDGYPAVLVKLAEIDVIALEELLTEAWLTQAPKKLVKEFLAGSP
- a CDS encoding esterase/lipase family protein, whose translation is MQRQEIRSLADLAGEGTRVLTTLVRDVHHGIASRVFDSIGPASKPVQVIHDTTAALTYRLVDGAVRGSLHGVGALAAETLSNEDDDTVQARPRIAGAIAAVNGIYGDELTNRNNGFALTMQIRRKGKPVDLTADAIAAAFPRATGRIVVFVHGWCMTERSWWRPPRTGETLRPYGKRLRKDLGFTPVYLRYNTGWHISENGQALADLLHQLQELWPTPVEDTVLVGHSMGGLVSRSACHYGMEHKHDWTKAVRHVVCLGSPHLGADLEKGVNAASWALAKLPETRGLAAFLNARSAGVKDLRYGSLLHEDWRDCDPDEFLRDRCHEVPFLPDAVYHFVATSAAPRALGLLFGDSLVRPNSASGRGRSRRIPFEAAHGLTLTGLNHFDLLNHQAIYEKLLEWLGQPALTANTESAG
- a CDS encoding transglutaminase family protein, whose translation is MDDWPGSQRYRVTHRTEYRYSDVVTSSYGRGFLTPRDSQRQRCVAHQLTIEPTPADSSTSRDGYGNISSYFHVTEPHRTLKIISDSIVDVLPPVSGLYSSGPALQPWEAARPTGRQGALAVDFTLDLDPPEITDAVRDYAAPSFAAGRPLVEVLRDLAFRIHTDFAYRSGSTAISTRVNEVLAAREGVCQDFARLAIACLRANGLAACYVSGYLATDPPPGKDRMIGIDATHAWASVWTPQQPGQFEWLGLDPTNDQMVDQRYIVVGRGRDYADVPPLRGIIYTNSQNSVIDVAVDVVPFEGDVLYA